GAGCTTGAACGCACTGCTCCAAATTAAAAATATTGAGACCTATTATGATTTAATTTACGCAATCCGCGGCGTCTCCCTGACGGTCGTCGAAGGGACCATTACAACCATTCTGGGAAACAACGGCGCCGGCAAATCCACCATATTAAAAACCGTCATGGGGCTGCTGAAAGACCAGCCGGACAAGGGAACCATCGAGTTTATGGGCAACCGCATCGATGGCAGGGATACGGATGAAATCGTCCGGATGGGCATTTCCTATGTTCCCGAGGGACGCGAGGTATTTGAAGAGCTCACCGTCAAAGAAAATTTGATGATGGGCGCCTACACCCGCAAAAACCGGTCGGAAATAAAAGAAGACATCGCGCGGGTGTACCGCTATTTCCCCATATTTATGGAAAGACAGCATCAATGGGCCGGAACCCTATCGGGCGGCGAACAGCAGATGCTGGCCATCGGCCGCGCCCTGATGAGCCGCCCCAAACTTCTTTTTCTGGACGAACCCTCTCTGGGCCTGTCACCCATTTTGGTTAAAGAAATATTTCGTATCATCACCGCCATCCGGAATGAAGGCGTTACCATTCTGCTGGTGGAGCAGAACGCCCGCATGGCATTGTCCATTTCCGATTTTGGTCTCATTCTGGAAAACGGCCGCTTTGTCATGAAAGGAAGCGCCCGGGAACTCATGGATGACAAGGACGTTAAGGAATTTTATATGGGTGTCCGCTCGGAAGCGTCCGCCAAAGGGTATCAACGCTGGAAAAGAAAGAAACGCTGGAGATAATACCGTGACCGTCGAAACCGTCGTTCCCCGGGTTTTTAAAGACACCGTCCAAAAATACGGCGACCGCACCGCCATGCGTAAAAAGGAATTCGGCCTCTGGCACGACATCAGCTGGAACGATTATTACCGGATGGCCGCCCAGGTCGGCGCCGCCTTGGTTTCCATGGGGCTTGAAAAGGGCGACTGCGTTTCGATCATCGGAGACAACTGCTCGGAATGGGTCATTATCGATATGGGCATCCAGTGCGCCGGCGGGATAACCGCCGGTGTTTATGCCACCAATGCCTGGGAGCAGGTGGCCTACATCGTCCAGAATTCCGAATCCAAATTTTTCTTTGTGGAAAATGAGGAGCAGCTGGACAAATGGTTGATGTTCAGGGACAGCGCGCCTCATCTGAAAAAGATGATCGTCTGGGATCTGGAAGGCCTTCGGAATTTTAATGACCCCATGGTGATCAGCTTCGATGAATTGCTGACGGCAGGAAGCCGCGTCCTCCAAAAAAATCCCCGGTTGATTGAAGATTGCATCGATGGGATCGCGCCGGAAGACACTTCCATGCTGATTTATACCTCCGGCACCACCGGTCCGCCCAAAGGCGCCATGCTGACCCACCGCAATCTCATGTGGATGGGTCAGGCCATCACCACCGACAATCCCATGTTTGACAAGGATGAGGTCCTTTCATTTCTTCCCCTTTGCCACGTTTTTGAACAGCTTTTTTCGGTCATGGGCCATATCACCCATGGATACATCGTTAATTTCATCGAAAGCGTCGACACCGTTACCGACAACATGAAGGAGGTCTCACCGACGGTGGGATATGCCGTGCCGCGCATCTGGGAGAAATATTATTCCGCCATTTACATCAGAATGTCGGACACCACCTGGTTTAAACGGATGATCTTTCATGTGGCCCTTAAGATCGGAAAAAAACGGGCGGGGTTAAAAATGAATTTTCAAAAAATCCCCCTTCCCCTGGAACTCTTATACCGGCTGGCCTACCTGGCGGTTTTCCGCAAATTAAAGGAACGGCTGGGTTTTGACCGGCTGCGGGTGGCTTATTCCGGGGCAGCCCCCATTTCACCCGACGTGCTGTTGTTTTTTCAGTCCATCGGCGTCAACCTGATCGAAGGATATGGCCAGACCGAAGGCACCGGTGTCACCTGTATTTCCCGGATGGGGAAAATAAAATTCGGATATGTGGGACCTCCCCTCACGGGGGCAGAGATAAAGATTGCCGAGGACGGCGAGATCCTGCTGAAATCCCCCGGCGTTTTCAAGGGGTATTTCAAAAACCCGGAAGCCACGGCCGAAACCATTAAAGACGGCTGGCTCCATTCCGGCGATGTGGGCGAGATTGACGCAGACGGTTTCTTAAAGATTACCGACCGCAAAAAGGACATCATTGTTACGGCCGGCGGCAAGAATATCACGCCTCAATACATTGAAAACAAGCTGAAATTCAGCCCCTATATCAATGATGCCGTCGTTATCGGCGACGGCCGCAAATATCTTGCCAGCCTGATCATGATCGACGAAGACAACGTGGTCAAATACGCCCAGGATCATAAAATCCAGTTCT
This is a stretch of genomic DNA from Desulfobacterales bacterium. It encodes these proteins:
- a CDS encoding ABC transporter ATP-binding protein, producing MNALLQIKNIETYYDLIYAIRGVSLTVVEGTITTILGNNGAGKSTILKTVMGLLKDQPDKGTIEFMGNRIDGRDTDEIVRMGISYVPEGREVFEELTVKENLMMGAYTRKNRSEIKEDIARVYRYFPIFMERQHQWAGTLSGGEQQMLAIGRALMSRPKLLFLDEPSLGLSPILVKEIFRIITAIRNEGVTILLVEQNARMALSISDFGLILENGRFVMKGSARELMDDKDVKEFYMGVRSEASAKGYQRWKRKKRWR
- a CDS encoding AMP-binding protein: MTVETVVPRVFKDTVQKYGDRTAMRKKEFGLWHDISWNDYYRMAAQVGAALVSMGLEKGDCVSIIGDNCSEWVIIDMGIQCAGGITAGVYATNAWEQVAYIVQNSESKFFFVENEEQLDKWLMFRDSAPHLKKMIVWDLEGLRNFNDPMVISFDELLTAGSRVLQKNPRLIEDCIDGIAPEDTSMLIYTSGTTGPPKGAMLTHRNLMWMGQAITTDNPMFDKDEVLSFLPLCHVFEQLFSVMGHITHGYIVNFIESVDTVTDNMKEVSPTVGYAVPRIWEKYYSAIYIRMSDTTWFKRMIFHVALKIGKKRAGLKMNFQKIPLPLELLYRLAYLAVFRKLKERLGFDRLRVAYSGAAPISPDVLLFFQSIGVNLIEGYGQTEGTGVTCISRMGKIKFGYVGPPLTGAEIKIAEDGEILLKSPGVFKGYFKNPEATAETIKDGWLHSGDVGEIDADGFLKITDRKKDIIVTAGGKNITPQYIENKLKFSPYINDAVVIGDGRKYLASLIMIDEDNVVKYAQDHKIQFSTYKDLTQHPEIIKLIHAEVEEVNQSLSRVEQVKKFTLLPKKLYEEDGEVTPTMKVKRKYVNKAFSDLIEKMYKG